One region of Gossypium raimondii isolate GPD5lz chromosome 6, ASM2569854v1, whole genome shotgun sequence genomic DNA includes:
- the LOC105771502 gene encoding probable nucleoside diphosphate kinase 5, producing the protein MTQFLTRFFSFSMLVIVLRCYSSTGRGEKERTLGIIKPDGLSGNYTNRIKQVILESGFEISKEMVIQLDEQDAANFYAEHSSKIFFTDLIRYMTSGPVLVMILEKEDAVAHWRNLIGPTDAGKAKITHPHSIRAMCGIDLEKNCIHGSDSHQSAEREIAFFFKEAPSDEAVRKHDEL; encoded by the exons ATGACTCAATTTCTGACCAGATTTTTCTCCTTTTCGATGTTAGTAATAGTCTTGAG GTGTTATTCAAGTACTGGAAGGGGTGAAAAGGAGAGAACTTTAGGCATAATAAAGCCAGATGGATTATCTGGTAACTATACTAACAGAATAAAACAAGTTATTCTGGAATCAGGTTTCGAAATCAGTAAGGAAATGGTGATTCAACTTGATGAACAAGATGCGGCTAATTTTTATGCCGAGCACTCTTCCAAGATCTTCTTTACTGATCTTATCAGATACATGACTAG TGGTCCGGTGTTAGTTATGATTTTAGAGAAGGAAGATGCGGTTGCTCATTGGCGAAATTTGATTGGACCCACTGATGCCGGCAAGGCCAAAATTACTCATCCTCATAG CATTAGAGCAATGTGCGGGATAGATTTAGAAAAGAACTGTATACATGGTTCAGATTCCCATCAATCAGCTGAAAGGGAGATTGCATTTTTCTTCAAAGAGGCACCTTCAG ATGAAGCAGTCAGAAAACATGATGAACTGTAA